The following DNA comes from Bacteroidota bacterium.
ATATTTATTTTAAATAAAGTAAAATGTTATAATAATGTAACAATAGTGAATACTTAACGTATATTTAAACTATTAAAAATGAGCAATATATGACGGTTTTAAATATTTTATCTGCGTTTGACTGGAATTCGGTATTGTTAGGAGCAGAAAACTGGGCTTTTTTACTTGAAACATTGTTGCGCACTTTTATCATGTTTATTGTGATTTTAGTTGGGCTTAGATTGTTGGGAAAACGTGGTGTAAAACAATTATCCATTTTTGAACTAGTTGCAATTATAAGTTTGGGTTCTGCAGCAGGTGACCCAATGTTGTATAAAGATGTGGGTGTTTTACCGGCAGTTTTGGTTTTTGTTGTTATTATCATCTTGTACACAATTGTTACCTGGTTAATCGGGAGAAACAAGGTATTTGAACGATTAATGGAAGGTAAGCCGATAACATTAATTAAAGACGGCGTATTTTCTATTCAAAATTTTTCGAAAGAGGCATTGGGAGCGGATGAGTTTTTTGCTGAATTGCGCATTCAGGGTGTTTCTCAATTGGGTCAAATAGAGGAAGCGATAATTGAAAGTAGTGGCGATATCAGTATTTTCTATTATAAGGATGAAGAAGTAAAGTATGGACTGCCGATAATGCCGAACACCTTAGATAAAGCTCAAAAGAAAATTTCGGATACAGATTTTTATGCATGTGTATTTTGTGGCTTTACAGATAAATTAAAACCTGTTGCAAAACATAGTTGCCCGGAATGCAAAAAAATTGAATGGGTAAAGGCAAGTAATAAATTGCGTATTAGATAAAAATTATTTCCGGAGGTGCAGTCCTGACTCCGCTAATGCTTTTTTTAGTTTCGGTAAAGAAGAGGGGCCTAAACCATGTAAACTGAGTAATTCATTTTCTGTAAAACTTGTCAGATCACGCAGTGTTTTTATATTGGCATTTTCCAGTGCACGCCGCGCCGGTGCACTCAGCAATGATAAATAGCCATCTACAGGTTTTTTTTCTGCTTCACAAACAGGGCAAACGGGGCAATCACTGCTTTTATAAAATTGATGACCGTTTGAGCAGATTTTTAATTTTCCTTTTTCGGCATGTAAACAAAATAGTTTAATTAGATTAACTACTTAATATTTTATTTCTTCCGCTA
Coding sequences within:
- a CDS encoding DUF421 domain-containing protein produces the protein MTVLNILSAFDWNSVLLGAENWAFLLETLLRTFIMFIVILVGLRLLGKRGVKQLSIFELVAIISLGSAAGDPMLYKDVGVLPAVLVFVVIIILYTIVTWLIGRNKVFERLMEGKPITLIKDGVFSIQNFSKEALGADEFFAELRIQGVSQLGQIEEAIIESSGDISIFYYKDEEVKYGLPIMPNTLDKAQKKISDTDFYACVFCGFTDKLKPVAKHSCPECKKIEWVKASNKLRIR